gaaagtttgcttttaggtttgcttctaagtttgtcttttaacactttgataaaatccaaatttatcaaagtcaactgttgtaacgaaggataacttatatctccctccctggcaaacgcgagtgttaactgctattgtatgtatttaattttacattttaattaatcacatttccttgcatcattttttatttgttgctttttgaaagcatgtagtacgtaaggagaataaccaacatgttctttctgttacaatatcttgttttgagtgttttatttgcttcttttagagtatggaaaccaatcaatatatatttaattgttctatatataaataaattgcaccaacatgcgagtaaattgacatacgagctcagtctcggaacgcattaagctcgtaagttgaagtatgactgtaatggtGAAAGTCGTGGATAACAAAGTAATATGACTCAAGCTCACGCGTGACTAGTTCATAGCATAGACATCAGGAGTTCATGTCTATGTTATGCCGAAAAAATgtgtagaaaataaaatatcatatttttattgtcatAAATAAATGTAGTTTTAGAATACTCTCAGCTAACCATGAATTGTATTCAAATCCTTGAGTAGGTGAGACATGATGAAAGTATGTGTACAAAAGCAGGCAACTTAAAGGCAGGCAACACTTACACTCATCTGGTAAAAAATCTGAAAGAGGTTCCAACATGGAGAGCAACTTATCAACATCTTGTTCAGCATTATTTCCTGGTTGTCCCAGTAACCAGCGAAACTTCTCCTCAGCATTCTACAACCATTAGCATCCCTTATTTCTTCACTATTACAAGCTACAGCTGCCAAATAACTGCATATTCAAAGTATTAAATTACCGTTAAACATCTACTTATAATAACGTCAACATATATGTTTATGTGGAATGGCTAACTGAAATATTGCCTATTGAGAGAATGTTTACTCCAACATAGAATGATCTGGAAAGAGGAAACAAGTTTTGAAACAAATTAGTTTATATGTTAAAGTTTGACTGTTTTATCTTCTATTGAAAGTAGCATAGGATGTATCATGGGCATTCAACCAGCGAGGAGCGGTTTGGAAGTTGTCCTTCCATTAATTACTGTGAggtaacaactccaaatatatgcttatatacatGAACGCATAGTGCCATGTCCTTGTCAGTGTATTATGATCTTGATGTCGCCTACCTGATCAGATTCGTCATAAGCTGATGAAGAGAGCACAGCTATGAAGGCCTGGCTGGTATGGTGTAAGAGAAGGGCTGTCAGATGATCAGCAGCGGCCACCAAACCAGCTTCGTTGCTCATCGACAGCGCTACCTGCAGCGTGATATCAAAAGATATGTAGGACTTACTGCGGGCGATTGCACGAGCCAGTGTGCCCGCTAGAAGGTCTATTCAACTATGACATGCAGCTGCTTGAAGAAATagaatgatggtacacaggctaaatatatacatttgacAACTATTGTAGATAACATATATCAACTAGCCCAACAGTTTAGATTAAGTGAAAGTAATGTGTGAACAGCAACTGGCACGGAAATTAGCGATCAAACGTAGTCAGTGATTGAGAGATTACcaagaattatattattatttcaacggcgATAGGAGTCGTCACTTATAAACAGCAAATTTGTGATAATAAGTAATAAACTCAATATTGAACAGCAACAAATAATGTTAATATTGATATCATACGTTATCGTGattaaaaaaacctttttacaaCAACTCTCATCTGCGTCAGTCTAGAACTCTCATCTAGGtaaaaacaacataaacatCGATAATGCTGGTAAGTCAATGAATATCAGTAAATAGCGTGCAATGTGTATGGTGAAAGTTACTCGGACTTTTGTTcatgcttttaatttttttaacttttgttgcGCTGCGTacatattaatttaattaaggGTTTGTTGCTGCGGTCTGCACAGCGATGGCCTTCACTTCCGTTTGTCGTTCTACTTCACTAgtacagtaataccttgagatagGAACTTAATGCGTTCCGGGACTGAGCTTGCATGTCAATTCACTCAcatttcaaatcaatttttcccttataatataattaaatacaaattaattcattTCCATTCTCAGGACAAAAACACGTAAAaccaaagaaaaaaatgtttttaattgttccaATTCACCAGTTATGATCCGGAATAAAATATGACATGATTATGTACTGTACTGTGTGTAGTTTTTACCTTCGAAGGCAGGCGGTAgcgtgagagagagagagttgaCAGTGATACGTTTGGTATGCTACACTCTTGTGACACTACGTAACATAtcctttaaatttaacttaaatgaacttagcgtattatacacacacttaaaaataagttttagtcTTACGTCAtactaaacttaattctaattttgtttcattttcatttttctacTTTTCTTCTTCTATCTTAACTCTTTTTGAATATCTCTCTTTCTGACTCACTTTCaccttttaaaatgttttttaaactgatttgaggagaaagaccgagcgatgctCATAActggcctctcgcatactcCACCCAATGGCCGCATCACTAACCATCTTATATGcgcgtatctcaaatttgtcacGTATCTCAAGACAAAAATTTGCTCAGAACTTTCCTTGTACCTCAAATTTCTCCTATGTCCGGACGCTCGTATCTCAAGTCATTATTGTCcatagaaatacatgtagtagtgATATGGAACCAGCTGAATAAGAACATAAGACACTGAGcagtattataatattataccaTCTCATCTGAGTTTAAACtactaaattaaattattaaatatcttCATCTACTTCCTAATAGAGAATTCTAGTTAGGAAACTAGGAAGGCAACATGTCCCATGCCAAGCCCATGTATTGAAATAAACTCCTACACTACCATGATTCATGCCAGGCAGCATTGCTTTGGTGTGTATTCACAGCAGCATGACAACTTTCAGGAGAGCAAACATACACACATACCTTGTTTACTCAAGTGAGCAAGCGAATTCCTTTGTATTTTGCAAAAGTTAATTATTATGTTACAATTGCATAAAACAAAGGTTTCAGAATAGAACTGAAGCTAGATTGTTAGCCGCCTAGTGTCACAGTCTAACCTTACGATGTTGCCAGGCAACTAGCTAGCGGATGAACTCAGCGCGATACATTTACCTTCATCATGTCCATCCTGGTTGATAGCTGGGCTTGTAGTCCTCGAGCTTGCTTTGACAAACCAGCCAAGAGGTTTTGGGAGACTTTGTCGGCCAAGCCGAGGTCTGTCAACAGAATATCAAGGCTTTATATCATTTTCAGGCACCTCTAATGATATTTGTTTTAAACTGAATTGCTAAAAATATCTCAAAGTTATGAGACACAAATTTATATAATTTCTgtaactaaattattttaatcttCATTGCGATTTTACATGAATTCAGGCTACATTGCAGGCTCTCGACAATTGGCTCATACAGTACGGACATTCATAACAAGCCACAACATACAAAACTATGGCTAATATTATTGCAGATCTTTGCAGAAACATGCCTACTAATAAATCAGTTCAGTCACTTCACAATAGAATGAGGAAGCCAGCTGACAAATAAGAGAAGCAAATAATATGACCTGTCGTAAGATGCTGGTGTagataactagaaattccactgtcatacagcccacgaccaaagtgatattggaaaaaaaagggtctgatggttgagaaatgcaatattagcagtcaaatggcactgcagcgcaataggataactgcaatggtagctgtaatgtactgggtgtgggtgttattatatacaacaaatagcaacaatgaaaggaaaagattatatgtttatatttttccccctgcaataggagaaatgcaatattggccaatattagaagtaaaatgcactgatattattagaataaccaatattattaatatagtaataatataaaaccaatgcacagttttgtttacatttcaaaacgtcatagctgaaaatatcaataagttgtgatatttatatagatttttaaaaaatctatttaacaaaactatttacaaaaaagaatagcagtaacatattacccatcatcgatgttgctagtgtgactattacacttcaatagtcatctaaacttataattaaatattgtaataatctcataagaatcgttagaaaaaaatatcattgtcatttcctttactttcactgctttggacatcagttagttCACTTttgaataccaaagtactcaaaagtttccaaatgtcagttactttgaaatgggcaaaaaagaaacgatttctgtacttctacgttaattacagaaaccttcggcaatttgacaatgctatagactagtgaaatgtgcacgttattttttcgtgaaatgcgcgcGACTTAAtgattctattctctgtcgctcggcatttcgtttgccggtctttacttttattaaaccaagcttgtcaagcgttttgtgacgaatttcggccaaattaatttgtctatttgtgtataatccgatcagatgggtaagttttaagagactatcgacaatttacaaagacttggtaacatttttaaataggcttacatgttttgtatcgttattatactttaacgactctacaaaacgatggttaaatctgttgatgagattttgaaacaagggtttgcgccgttgttaatgaataattttcataagttgtgtgcacatgcatttatcataaaaactctcaaacttcgctccagctcgtttggtcgtgggacaaataaaaataaacaacctGTTCTAAAGTAAGATAACCGACACCTGTTGCGCCCACGCATCTTGGAAATGAGTAGGCGAACAAAATGCATGACTCAGAGTTGTATGCAAGGGTAACTACTTCTTGTATGCAAGGGTAACTACTTCTTATGAATAGAACGCTTGCTCTGAAATTCCTTAAAGGCGAATGACATGGAATGCCGCAAGGTGTGAAGTCATAGGCCACTTAGTACGATCGTTATACGCTTGGGCACTCCAGCGATAAACTATGCAAAGAAAAGAGGAGAGTTGGCATCCACAATCACCTAGCGACAATGTGAAGAATGTGCTCAGGAAAGCCCCCGTCAAGGAAAACCCGGAGCATACCAATTGAGCTACACTTAGGAGTTGCCTACAGTTGACAGGCAGCAGACAAGCTGACAAGAATGCGGAAGAACGGGCAAAGCATTATTTGGAAgatctacatgtagatggaGCAAATTTTAAACTGGAAGATGAATGTCATGTCTAAATGGTGGCAAGACACTGTGGAGAATAAGAGTCAGTAGCCACTTGAGACCTTAGGTTGAACAGAAAGTTGTGATACCTAGACATGTTGACTCAGGTCCTCCAAAGAGCCTTATCAATAAGCACCTCGCACACGATGGTTGTATAGTTTATAGAAGCGGGTCCATATTTTTAGATAAATTGCGTTCTTCTGAATGTTTTTTGTTGCTTCTTAACGCATTCACTGCATTTTTTTGTTCAATGCACAGGCGAATGACTAGATGTATTTTATTCTATATGAATATATAGAATAAAATTCTATATATTAagtatattctatatatatatatatataaaatatagaatatATTCATGTATTCTATATGAATAGTTCTAATCCTAAGAGTTTGCTTTATTTCTAGATGTATCTTATTATTTCTCGGCATATTGCATTCtttatcaatatattataatattttaaggTAATAAGAACACAAAGAAAAAAAGGAAACGATTCAGATTAGCAGTTACGTACAAGGGAGAGGTAAAAAAGTGGTGTTTACCTGAGCGAAGGCACAGAATGGTATCCTCACACGTCACACCAGTGCATATGTCATACTCCAACAGTGTGCTAAGTTCTTCGACTGTTACATTCTTTCTTCCAAACAAAAGCATGCGACACTCGCTGGTCATTGCAACACACACACAGCCATTCGGGGATATAGCTAAGGAGACAATCTTCTCATATTCATTGGTCATGTCCGAGGAGCAGATCTCCGCGTCATTAAGCGACAATCTGGAAATGAGCCGCACATCAAGGTCATCGCAGGCAAATGCTGAGCCGAAGGGAAAAAGAGAGGTATTGTCAGTCAGAAGGGGGCTGGTCGCGTAGGCTGTCACACAGCTCGGGAACTGCACAGAAGTCTGTCTGACCCAGTGAAGATTCTTTTCAGGGATAATAGTGTTGGCGTGGAACGCTGTGTGGAGACCAAGCGTTTCCTCACACATGCTCCATTGCTGAATTTCAGTACCGTGAGGCTTGTCTATAGCGACAAGCACTGCGCTGCTGCTCATTGGCTGCACGCACTGCACCGAGCTGATCCTATCAACTTCTGTGCACTTGTCAACAAAGAAGGCGGAGAAGCAGTCACAGGTTATGAGGCATTGGCCTGGCTGAATGTAATACCCGCTCGATGTTATCTATAAATACACCGTAACCGGTTCTAAAATTAATTCATCCATTCAGAAAGCAGACAGCTGAATTAACACTATGAATAAATAGCTGCAAAGACACAGCCTGATGATGTCATAGCCTTCTTATTCCTTGGACATTCAATAATTAGTGCCCATTTCAAATATAGTACCGGGTTCAAATATACATACAGATTTGCTTCCTGGCAGAATCAAACAGCTCCAATGGTTCGTGAACATGTCTGCTATTGATAGCAAGTTGATAGCAGTTAAAAAAAGCGCATCCGCTGCGGCGGATGGCGCAATACATGCCAGACAGGAGATGGGACTATAAGACTTGCTATTGCTGTAGAAACAGGAAATATATGGCCCTTTGGTGCAGACTTTACACATCAATGAAAGAAAGTAAGCTAGGATATCGGCAACGAAGGCAGCGAATGTAGTTTATTAGGTATCATACGTCAACAGAGAGCTTGTGGAGTCTGATTGGGTCCTTGGTTCGACCAGTTGTGCTAAGAATCTGGAGGGAGCCATTAGCTTCCAGTACTATATCGGCGCACTTAAGCATTCTGTCTTCAAATGTTTCCAGGGCTGTACGAGTCACAACCATCTCTGGTTTTTGATTAATAATGCCGACAGCAACCTATATATGACAAGAATAATATTGCTGATCTGAGATTAAAggcttaaagatgtggttgtgtcaaaaaggtcaatttaatgaaattaataccaataaaaggctaaaacatgagctacaatttgatatcatttttgtctttgtagaccaatcctgtccagagataaatgcgtttgaatgaggccatcttttaaaaagctcacgttccagcaggtgcttcattcgtgacgtaactagtgatacatctgaaaagagtccatgagcgataaatagaaggtcgcttcattagccaatcatcagcacaaaatttttatataggtcatgatacatgttatcactcgtaaaacgcgttgtctgtgatctcaaatttagggattatattctattattaaatcgcatagACATCGATATtcactaaattaattaacatagtaactttaatgaattactcgatcgacacgttttattgacgaatgACAGAATTGTAAAATGCTGTAAAgctactgcgaaggtgactccgaatTTTCTGTGcctcaggtggttaaagtgctacggaggaagataggagaatggaagtaaatttatcttttactttgagtctcctatagataaactgttgagtttacattcagattagatttccctgtttgaggttataatgtactTTCCTGCGCGTGAGGGATACGTATGTACAgggagttcttgacggcttctttttaatccatagcatctagcaatacaatggcttagattgatgaatatactaaagaaaaatatttttagaactcattaatacatgtactaattaataacattataactttttgctatcactaatcattgatttataattttttatcgtttcaccgagctatatttgcttcaaattttctgtggcatctTTATCTAGTatattagatttatgatttgactttagatgtttagttctcacttgtagaaagtgaagaaaatcgattgatcaatgcaaatcttcaacttccagaaacaaagcttcaaatcgttggcttggcgtacttatgcttttgttaaacatttattcgtttttaaaattacactcgcaatctatctaactcccaatttgaaagctttcagtagatacgcgttagaatgacatatctatgaatgacatatatttattgcatttgttttactgattacagtcagtgtggaaactgccataaatggaaaagagagacttgaatgtgtgctgcataaaccatgatgttttgtttgaatttgctgcagtagatgaatttgttttATGGTATCAgttgaaactatgtgagtggccatgacttgatggatatttttaataaaagcattaGGCCaacatgaaaatttttttacttgtaaaaattatataataaaataatattgttgaagataatgcaaaacatgatttgctatgcaaaacatgatttgcagaacattgaatatatcatagcccCGTTAACAcctgtgctaaaatcttttctgatagatggatttatgaaatgcaatcagagctgcatggtCAGGCACtgttgcatagctcgaccatttgtttagtacttgaatcaactaatcaaatgtgaccagtgaatttttttctacacattgataccaataatgacacgttgacagtcgactatacaatgtacatgacttagggatgtagttggtttggccaaatattcttttcaaagacgcagtttgcttattttacttacggtagtaagaaactagttttcagtgtgggcaatgatatacagcccctccccaaggataggcgacggacataatgtgggcggggcttttgggaggctgtatagcGTTAGTGTGGGTTGCGAcagaactgtgccgatacaaagaccttattctacatagtttgcttgacagaattactgtagaccggtagaattggtagtcggtactaagatgtttacacagcatttagaagctaatatgacaagtttttaattttacttgtttgaggcatttgagacattggtaataatgtatctgtaagtggattaaaaattttattctagccaacacaagcaaatataagataaaatttatgccaatagagccgcgtaggactagacatTTATCGCAATAGCTGATGTGATTACGAGAgttaaggtccaaacacactaggcgattttatcgcgagcgtcatgaggagggcggagatatcgctggcgtgtgcataaacacacttgagcgattcactagcaaacgTTATAATTGGCACGCCCACagactgccaataaaattccgtatcattagtttcttcggagttgttaataaatctaAGTTAATCAGTATGGCGCGGCCTAGgcaacaacgtaaacaacttacgcatttgttattaaacccatctcactttcacggattgtacatgcctacactacaagaagacaagaaaaaatgattattctatttttaactaaaattttttactatttttatacatattttattttgtagtggttttttatacttaatatattaaatatttaccgttctcaagatggtcaacctgcgcaacgattgactccaaatgttggttttcaaatcggatttttgtaatttttttgttatggtGTACaagactgggagtgctattattaaatttatgaacaatccaGTGtttgttctgaagatgtttcaatcgtaacaaaatagcaaattgttgCTGCTGTACATTGGTGAACAgcgataaaaaataattacccgccataaaattgcattctggtaaaagccaaccaatcgaaatgcatctcgctagcgataaagttgtgtagagaaagtctaacgttatcgctctgcatgagcacgctgagtgaattctagtgcagattagcgccacgcagcgcgatatcgctctaaatatcgcctagtgtgtttatacctttagagacaggttgtatcacgtgtTACATCactttgggcaagtctgggcatgtttttttggcctgagcgtttttaccgcgatcgaattttttcgattttaatcttcaataTCTTGAcaatcttgacaatgagatcgcctaacacaacaaacaacatatcaactgataaacaaagaaaaatactttcttgtAAAaccaactcaaatttgacgcaaccacatctttaagcatAACCAAGTGTGATTAGTGTACGCTACTGTGGTTACTGTATGCTACTGTGGTTATTGTACACTACTGTGATTATTGTAAACTGTGGTTATTGTATGCTACTGTGGTTATTGCAAACTACTGTGGTTATTGTATGCTACTGCGGTTATTGTATGCTACTGTGATTATTGCATGCTACTGTGGTTATTGTACACTACTGTGATTATTGTAAACTGTGGTTATTGTATGCTACTGTGGTTATTGCAAACTACTGTGGTTATTGTATGCTACTGCGGTTATTGTATGCTACTGTGATTATTGCATGCTACTGTGGTTATTGTATGCTACTGTGGTTATTGTATGCTGCTGTGGTTATTGTATGCTATTGTGGTTATTGTATGCTACTGTGATTATTGCATGCTACTGTGGTTATTGTATGCTACAGTGGTTATTGTATGCTGCTGTGGTTATTGTACGCTACTGTGTATTAAAATCCAAAGTGTTATAAAACAAACAAGTGCGAATAGGTGAAGTGACCAATGACTAGGTCATAGTAAATGCATAATAATCTCTTTAGTATCAATTACATAAGAGTCTCCAGTATTACAGATCTGTTCTAGAGTCAGAGTCTATAATTAATGGATGTTGACATGCTATCATGTTTCGAGGTCACTTTTAAGACATTTTATCAATCTTCAACCGAATTTTGCTTAAAATCATGCAGGAGTTATGTTACCTTATCAAACTACTCGACTGTTTTCATGTATTTTAAATGCTGTATATCACCACACATTCATCAAGAATACCGCTTTATATCTTAACAGGTATCAGAATAGACAGCTTTAGCTTCTATACAGTTGAGACAGTTCAACAAAGGTGAGCGAATTTCAAACTTACTTCTTCATGTGCGGAAGGATAAACAATATGACAGGGTTTCCTATTGGTCATTAGTTagcagcaatgatatttttgCATTTAGTCATATGGAGAAAGGAAACGAACCACTCCGGATGACGTGACGGCAGCCCATGCATCGAAAGACCTCCCTACAAATGAACCAACAGCAGGATTGACTGAAGCCAGAAG
The genomic region above belongs to Watersipora subatra chromosome 1, tzWatSuba1.1, whole genome shotgun sequence and contains:
- the LOC137385737 gene encoding mediator of RNA polymerase II transcription subunit 16-like isoform X1; translation: MELISTVEFDGVTKFPPLGKRFNSCVISRKNLIAFSAPRCYKLKKGQEEKQTGSVKLPDCDFGGVADTLFVCPLSAPWNVHVVVPVDCEIKHIVWDTSGTKLLTAEASGQICLWQMQESMINKWTYTNYTRSLYGDDIIALKWISSTQLLTIAKDSRDQTIYEKKFLLASVNPAVGSFVGRSFDAWAAVTSSGVVAVGIINQKPEMVVTRTALETFEDRMLKCADIVLEANGSLQILSTTGRTKDPIRLHKLSVDITSSGYYIQPGQCLITCDCFSAFFVDKCTEVDRISSVQCVQPMSSSAVLVAIDKPHGTEIQQWSMCEETLGLHTAFHANTIIPEKNLHWVRQTSVQFPSCVTAYATSPLLTDNTSLFPFGSAFACDDLDVRLISRLSLNDAEICSSDMTNEYEKIVSLAISPNGCVCVAMTSECRMLLFGRKNVTVEELSTLLEYDICTGVTCEDTILCLRSDLGLADKVSQNLLAGLSKQARGLQAQLSTRMDMMKVALSMSNEAGLVAAADHLTALLLHHTSQAFIAVLSSSAYDESDQNAEEKFRWLLGQPGNNAEQDVDKLLSMLEPLSDFLPDESKASSLQPLVQWVCDLTMTLLSSIPMQYNNYPASSGSWLLKDINSLSTLRELILLTRLWYNAVPRIRPVLSCSTSFDALARIFQLLTQLILSLREGISMQISLIDECILLSNELVLPPFERSICWSELPVSISLDRASKHAFGEQAGSIGCLKVPSGQYTTNGRKDIYTQIAINTEEYKRCIRCNAVTLLTWPASEQKNRFNVTSHYCICGGLWCLNT
- the LOC137385737 gene encoding mediator of RNA polymerase II transcription subunit 16-like isoform X2 is translated as MDQLHTAGRSFDAWAAVTSSGVVAVGIINQKPEMVVTRTALETFEDRMLKCADIVLEANGSLQILSTTGRTKDPIRLHKLSVDITSSGYYIQPGQCLITCDCFSAFFVDKCTEVDRISSVQCVQPMSSSAVLVAIDKPHGTEIQQWSMCEETLGLHTAFHANTIIPEKNLHWVRQTSVQFPSCVTAYATSPLLTDNTSLFPFGSAFACDDLDVRLISRLSLNDAEICSSDMTNEYEKIVSLAISPNGCVCVAMTSECRMLLFGRKNVTVEELSTLLEYDICTGVTCEDTILCLRSDLGLADKVSQNLLAGLSKQARGLQAQLSTRMDMMKVALSMSNEAGLVAAADHLTALLLHHTSQAFIAVLSSSAYDESDQNAEEKFRWLLGQPGNNAEQDVDKLLSMLEPLSDFLPDESKASSLQPLVQWVCDLTMTLLSSIPMQYNNYPASSGSWLLKDINSLSTLRELILLTRLWYNAVPRIRPVLSCSTSFDALARIFQLLTQLILSLREGISMQISLIDECILLSNELVLPPFERSICWSELPVSISLDRASKHAFGEQAGSIGCLKVPSGQYTTNGRKDIYTQIAINTEEYKRCIRCNAVTLLTWPASEQKNRFNVTSHYCICGGLWCLNT